Proteins encoded by one window of Tubulanus polymorphus chromosome 7, tnTubPoly1.2, whole genome shotgun sequence:
- the LOC141908026 gene encoding serine/threonine-protein kinase mTOR-like: MAAQNNMQQFVSGLKSRSEETRARAANKLNHYVSTELREMSLEDLTLFMDEMNHQIFEMVSSQDLNDRKGGILAIVSLIGVDVGNSSTRISRFANYLRNLLPSNDTVVMEMASMAVGRLALASGTYTSEYVEFEAKRCFEWLTADRTEGKRHAAVLILRELAICTPTFFFQQVQQFFDNIFNAVRDPRAVIREAAVAALRAALVVTAQRETKETQRPLWYKQCYDEAEKSLDENQQKEKKLGRDDWAHGSLLICNELLRCSNMEGERIRQEMEEISNQQHQHEKHYKELYSKAKHQSFFSSTYFHQKGHNRQLAAISRLQKHNLYESRTCKTLMVEKFDKVSRFVLRYRNTKNLYIQQTLLQLLPRLAAFQPSLFVKSYMTDTMTYLLGLVRKGLEKAGTFQAFGLIAVAVQRDISTHLRKIIEVIKTSLPAKDMPHRKQKSFTVDSAVFTCISMLAKAVGPAIVDDIQEILDQMLSVGLSPALTAALKDLSNHIPQLKKSIQDGLLKMLSLILMGRPLRHPGAPKFQGPIQQSISMSNLAELQDVTSVTLALKTLGTFDFEGHSLTQFVRHCAEHFLCSEHKEVRIEAVRTCSRLLTPLLKVLADHRGQLSMTTMDTVADVLNKLMVVGITDADADIRYCVLKSLDERFDPHLAQAENLSALFVAMNDEVYEIRELTMCTIGRLSTMNPAYIMPSLRKTLVQILTELENSGVGRNKEQAARMLGHLVSTAPTLIRPYMEPILKVLIPKLKEQDQYAGVTINVLACIGELAHVSETQMKKWINELLTIILEMLQDSSSLQKREVALWTLGEVVESTGYVVEPYYKYPMLLEILLNFLKTEQSPGIRREAIKVLGLLGALDPYKHKVNLGVIDKSSEGAVLSMSQNPDKDSDGDHTTAEMLVSMNSSTLDEFYPVVAIGTLMKIIRDPNLSQHHTMVVQAITFIFKSLGIKCIPYLQQVMPAYLNVIRTADSTFREFLFQQLGVIIAIVKMHIRPYLNDIFELIKDYWTVNSPMQTTIILLVEQIVGALGTEFRVFLPQIIPHILRVFMHDVTTQRTVTAKLLNALQLFGANLDDYLHLLLPPIVRLFDSADVPLAVRRTALETIDRLTDNLDMTDYSSRIIHPLVRTIDTCPELRITCMDTLSSLVIQLGKRYQIFLPMVNKTLNKHKINHQNYDLLLGSILKCGAPFTNEEGDPRLNKNQQRKNKTTEGSLDMETVTIKKHHVSANNLQKAWFASRRVSKDDWMEWLRRLSIELLKESPSPALRSCWALAQNYNPLGRDLFNAAFVSCWTELNETQQDELIKSLEQALTSQDVPEITQTLLNLAEFMEHCDKGPLPLDTTLLGETAMNCRAYAKALHYKEEEFLSGPTTQTLGALISINNKLQQPEAAAGVLDYAMTHHRADLKVQEAWYEKLHEWSNALSSYERKQELNPDDLNLMFGRMRCLEALGEWGQLHELACEKWPVVSDESRQKMARMAASAAWGLGQWDSMEEYTCLIPRDTHDGAFYRAVLNIHMQQYELAQQCIDKARDILDTELTAMAGESYSRAYGAMVNVQMLSELEEVIQYKLVPERHDQLKEMWWKRLQGCQQVVDDWQRIIHVRSLVVSPQEDRKTWLKYASLCRKNGRLALSHKTLVMLLGTDPDLNQDQVIPNTAHPKVAFAYMKHMWKNGQTNKAIAKLTQFVQGSLHPQAIQLMSSEEPTRRAELSCLLAKCYLKLGEWLENVQGVNEQSVPQVLHYFSLATEHDKNWYKAWHAWAYMNYEAVLFFKQQHTQSSNNLKRLGDQSPDEETSTRQDNIQTITAKIHKYCVPAIQGFFRSIALNEGRSLQDTLRLLTLWFDYGQWSEVNDALVDGIKSIQIDNWLQVIPQLIARIDTPRQLVGRLIHQLLMDVGKQHPQALIYALTVASKSNVVARQTAANKILKNMCEHSNTLVQQAMLVSEELIRVAILWHELWHEGLEEASRLYFGERNMKGMFLTLEPLHSMMERGPQTLKETAFQHAYGRDLMEAQEWCKKYQRSGNVKDLTQAWDLYYHVFRRISKQLPQLTSLELQYVSPKLLMCRNLELAVPGTYDPNQPIIQIKQVQSSLQVITSKQRPRKLSIFGSNGQEYTFLLKGHEDLRQDERVMQLFGLVNSLLLENPETFRRNLTIQRFSVIPLSTNSGLIGWVPHCDTLHSLIRDHREKNKILLNIEHRLMQRLAPDYDHLTLMQKVEVFEHAIEHTNGDDLAKILWYKSPSSEVWFDRRTNYSRSLAVMSMVGYVLGLGDRHPSNLMLDRMSGKICHIDFGDCFEVAMTREKFPEKIPFRLTRMLISAMEVTGIDGTYRMTCSRVMEVLRENKDSVMAVLEAFVYDPLLNWRLMDTGGTKQKRSKSRSDSFSTSQCGTDELAVSVDTNSSDKSASYEDGSSQPEALNKKAIAIVNRVRHKLTGRDFVTDEPIDVATQVDLLIKQATSNENLCQCYIGWCPFW, from the exons ATGGCTGCTCAAAACAATATGCAACAATTTGTGAGCGGCTTGAAAAGTCGTAGCGAAGAAACTCGCGCTCGAGCGGCTAACAAACTAAATCACTACGTCTCGACCGAACTACGAGAAATGTCTTTAGAGGATTTGACTTTATTCATGGACGAAAtgaatcatcaaatatttgaaatggtTTCCAGTCAGGATTTAAATGATAGGAAAGGTGGAATTTTAGCTATAG TGAGTCTAATAGGTGTAGACGTTGGTAATAGCAGCACCAGAATCAGTCGTTTCGCGAATTATCTACGTAACTTACTGCCGTCAAATGATACCGTCGTGATGGAAATGGCATCGATGGCTGTTGGAAGGTTAGCGCTGGCGTCCGGTACGTACACGTCGGAATACGTTGAGTTTGAAGCTAAACGATGTTTCGAATGGTTAACAGCTGATAGAACTGAAGGCAAGAGACATGCTGCG gTTTTGATCCTGCGTGAGTTAGCGATTTGTACTCCGACATTTTTCTTTCAACAAGTTCAACAgttttttgataatatatttaatgCAGTTCGAGACCCACGG gCTGTAATTCGAGAAGCAGCCGTGGCAGCTTTAAGAGCTGCGTTAGTCGTTACTGCACAACGTGAAACTAAAGAAACGCAGCGCCCCCTGTGGTACAAG CAATGTTACGACGAAGCAGAAAAGTCACTTGATGAGAACCAGCAGAAAGAGAAGAAGTTAGGACGAGATGATTGGGCTCATGGTTCGCTGTTAATATGTAATGAGTTATTACGCTGTAGTAATATGGAAGGAGAG AGAATTCGACAAGAAATGGAGGAAATTTCTAATCAGCAGCATCAACATGAGAAACATTACAAG GAATTATACTCAAAAGCGAAACACCAGTCGTTCTTCAGTAGCACGTATTTCCATCAGAAAGGACACAATCGACAATTAGCGGCGATATCGCGTCTACAGAAACACAACCTCTACGAGAGTAGGACCTGTAAAACTTTAATGGTCGAGAAATTCGATAAAGTTTCACGCTTCGTTTTGCGATATCGAAATACGAAGAATTTATACATTCAACAGACGTTATTGCAGCTTCTACCGAGATTAGCGGCTTTTCAACCGTCGTTATTCGTAAAGAG TTACATGACGGACACGATGACGTATTTACTCGGATTAGTGAGGAAAGGTTTAGAAAAAGCGGGAACATTTCAAGCATTCGGTTTGATAGCGGTCGCCGTACAAAGAGATATCTCGACACATCTGAGAAAAATCATAGAAGTTATCAAAACATCTTTACCAGCTAAAGATATGCCTCACAG GAAGCAGAAAAGTTTTACCGTAGATTCGGCTGTATTTACGTGTATCAGTATGTTAGCTAAAGCCGTAGGTCCGGCTATAGTCGACGACATTCAGGAAATACTCGATCAGATGTTGAGCGTAGGACTCAG TCCAGCTCTGACTGCTGCGTTGAAAGATCTATCCAATCATATTCCGCAATTGAAGAAATCAATTCAAGACGGATTGTTGAAGATGTTATCGTTGATATTGATGGGACGACCTTTAAGGCATCCCGGTGCTCCTAAATTCCAGGGACCTATTCAGCAATCAA TATCGATGTCTAATCTAGCAGAATTGCAAGATGTCACCAGCGTGACGTTGGCATTGAAAACTCTCGGAACTTTCGATTTTGAAG GTCACTCATTGACTCAGTTCGTCAGGCATTGTGCTGAACACTTTCTGTGTAGTGAACATAAAGAAGTTCGTATTGAAGCCGTTCGAACGTGTTCTAGACTTTTAACTCCTCTACTGAAA GTGTTAGCTGATCACCGGGGACAACTGAGTATGACAACAATGGATACTGTAGCGGATGTATTAAATAAACTGATGGTTGTTGGTATAACCGATGCAG ATGCAGATATCAGATATTGCgtattgaaatcattagacGAACGATTTGATCCACATTTGGCTCAAGCCGAGAATTTATCAGCGTTATTCGTGGCGATGAACGATGAAGTTTACGAGATTAGAGAATTAACGATGTGCACGATCGGCAGATTGAGTACGATGAATCCTGCTTATATCATGCCTTCACTGCGGAAAACATTAGTTCAG ATATTAACGGAATTAGAGAATAGTGGAGTGGGAAGAAACAAAGAACAGGCAGCTAGAATGTTAGGACACCTCGTATCAACAGCTCCTACTCTGATACGCCCTTATATGGAACCAATTCTAAAG GTTTTGATCCCAAAGCTGAAAGAGCAGGATCAATACGCGGGAGTGACTATCAATGTTTTAGCCTGTATCGGTGAATTAGCTCACGTCAGTGAAACTCAGATGAAAAAATGGATCAATGAATTGTTAACGATTATTTTAGAAATGTTACAAGATTCGTCTTCGTTACAAAAACGCGAG GTGGCGTTGTGGACTCTTGGTGAAGTAGTCGAGAGTACGGGTTACGTGGTAGAACCGTATTACAAATATCCGATGTTACTGGAAATATTACTGAATTTCCTGAAGACAGAACAATCGCCAGGGATACGAAGAGAG GCTATAAAAGTGTTAGGATTGCTAGGAGCACTGGATCCGTACAAACATAAAGTcaatcttggagtaatcgaTAAATCCAGTGAAGGCGCTGTACTCAGTATGTCACAGAATCCCGATAAAGATTCAGATGGAG ATCACACGACCGCCGAAATGTTGGTCAGCATGAATTCTTCAACGCTGGATGAATTTTATCCGGTAGTCGCTATAGGAacgttgatgaaaataatccgAGATCCAAATTTATCGCAGCATCACACCATGGTTGTGCAGGCGATTACGTTTATCTTTAAGAGTCTGGGAATAAAATGTATTCCGTATTTACAACAAGTTATGCCGGCGTATTTGAATGTCATACGCACAGCTGATAGTACGTTCAGAGAATTCTTATTTCAACAATTAGGAGTCATTATCGCTATAGTGAAGATGCACATTAGACCTTATCTCAACGAcatatttgaattaatcaaG GATTACTGGACAGTGAATAGTCCCATGCAGACTACTATTATACTGTTAGTTGAACAGATAGTTGGAGCGCTTGGAACTGAATTCagagtttttttaccacaaATAATTCCTCATATTCTACGTGTGTTTATGCATGATGTAACAACACAGAGGACGGTAACAGCCAAG CTATTAAATGCTCTTCAACTTTTCGGTGCTAATCTCGACGATTATTTGCACCTGCTGCTGCCACCTATTGTCAGGTTATTCGACTCCGCAGACGTACCTCTAGCCGTCAGAAG gACCGCGTTAGAAACGATTGATCGGTTGACGGATAATTTAGATATGACCGACTATTCGTCGCGTATAATCCATCCGTTAGTCCGGACTATCGATACGTGCCCTGAATTACGCATAACCTGTATGGATACGCTGTCGTCGTTGGTGATTCAGCTCGGTAAACGATATCAGATATTTTTACCCATGGTGAacaaaacgttgaataaacacaaaataaatcatcaaaattacgATTTATTGCTGGGTAGTATTTTAAAG TGCGGAGCTCCGTTTACTAATGAAGAAGGCGACCCTCGACTTAATAAAAACCAACaacgaaaaaataaaacaaccgAAGGGAGTCTAGATATGGAAACGGtgacaataaaaaaacatcACGTCAGCGCTAACAATCTACAGAAA GCTTGGTTTGCATCGAGGAGAGTTTCTAAAGATGACTGGATGGAATGGTTGAGAAGATTaagtattgaattattgaagGAATCTCCTTCACCAGCTCTCAGGTCGTGCTGGGCATTAGCACAAAATTATAATCCTCTCGGTCG tgATTTATTCAATGCTGCATTTGTCTCGTGTTGGACTGAATTGAATGAAACTCAACAAGACGAATTAATTAAGAGTTTAGAACAAGCTTTAACTTCACAAGACGTACCAGAAATTACTCAAACTTTACTCAATCTCGCTGAATTTATGGAACATTGTGATAAA GGTCCATTGCCATTGGATACAACATTATTGGGTGAAACGGCAATGAATTGTCGGGCGTATGCAAAAGCATTACATTATAAAGAGGAGGAATTCTTATCTGGACCAACAACACAAACACTAGGAGCATTGATCAG CATCAATAACAAGTTACAGCAGCCGGAAGCTGCAGCCGGTGTCTTAGATTACGCTATGACTCATCATAGAGCTGATCTG AAAGTACAAGAAGCCTGGTACGAGAAACTGCATGAATGGTCGAATGCATTGAGTTCATACGAGCGAAAACAAGAACTGAATCCcgatgatttgaatttgatgtttGGAAGAATGAGGTGTTTAGAGGCCCTCGGAGAATG GGGTcagttacatgaattggcGTGTGAGAAGTGGCCTGTGGTAAGCGATGAATCCAGACAGAAGATGGCCCGTATGGCCGCGTCAGCCGCGTGGGGTTTAGGACAGTGGGACAGTATGGAGGAATACACGTGTTTAATACCGAGAGACACGCACGACGGCGCGTTCTACCGAGCCGTACTCAATATACACATGCAACAATACGAATTAGCTCAACAGTGCATCGATAAAGCGAGAGACATTCTCGATACAGAGTTAACAGCAATGGCTGGTGAGAGTTACAGTAGAGCTTACGGG GCAATGGTAAATGTGCAAATGTTATCGGAATTAGAAGAAGTGATTCAATATAAACTGGTTCCAGAACGTCACGATCAACTAAAAGAAATGTGGTGGAAGAGATTACAG GGTTGTCAACAAGTGGTCGATGATTGGCAGAGAATTATCCATGTTCGATCGTTAGTCGTCAGTCCTCAGGAGGATCGTAAAACCTGGCTTAAATACGCTAGTCTCTGTCGGAAAAATGGCCGTCTG GCTTTATCTCATAAAACTCTAGTCATGTTATTGGGAACCGATCCGGATTTAAACCAGGATCAAGTTATTCCAAACACCGCTCATCCGAAGGTTGCGTTCGCTTACATGAAACACATGTGGAAAAATGGACAAACG AATAAAGCGATAGCAAAATTGACTCAATTCGTTCAAGGATCGCTTCATCCGCAAGCGATACAACTGATGTCATCAGAGGAACCGACGAGAAGGGCAGAACTCAGCTGTTTATTGGCAAA ATGTTATTTAAAGTTGGGTGAATGGTTGGAGAATGTACAAGGTGTCAATGAACAATCAGTTCCGCAAGTTCTGCATTACTTCTCATTAGCGACAGAACACGATAAAAACTGGTACAAG GCATGGCACGCATGGGCGTACATGAATTATGAAGCCGTCTTATTCTTCAAACAACAACACACTCAAAGTTCCAATAATCTAAAACGTCTAGGAGACCAATCACCTGACGAGGAGACGTCTACTAGACaagataatattcaaaca ATAACAGCTAAGATTCACAAATACTGCGTGCCTGCGATTCAAGGCTTTTTCCGATCGATTGCTCTTAATGAAGGTCGTTCATTACAGGATACACTGAG ATTGTTGACGTTATGGTTTGATTACGGACAGTGGTCTGAAGTTAACGATGCTCTAGTCGATGGTATTAAGAGTATACAGATTGATAACTGGTTACAAGTGATTCCGCAATTAATAGCCAGAATCGATACCCCACGACAACTAGTGGGACGTTTAATACATCAGTTATTGATGGATGTCGGAAAACAGCATCCACAG GCACTGATTTATGCGTTGACGGTGGCGTCAAAGTCTAATGTCGTAGCGCGACAAACGGCAGCAaataaaatactgaaaaatatGTGCGAACACAGCAATACGTTAGTACAACAGGCTATGCTG GTGAGTGAAGAGTTAATTCGAGTAGCCATACTGTGGCATGAATTATGGCACGAAGGTTTAGAGGAAGCTTCACGACTTTACTTCGGAGAACGCAACATGAAAGGAATGTTTTTAACGTTAGAGCCTTTACACAGTATGATGGAACGAGGTCCTCAAACGCTGAAAGAGACCGCCTTTCAACAC GCGTACGGTCGCGATCTGATGGAAGCTCAAGAGTGGTGTAAAAAATATCAACGCTCTGGAAACGTGAAAGATTTAACGCAAGCGTGGGATTTATATTACCATGTGTTCAGACGTATATCGAAACAACTACCGCAG TTGACGTCTTTAGAATTACAGTACGTCTCACCTAAATTACTGATGTGCAGAAATTTAGAATTAGCCGTTCCCGGAACTTACGATCCGAATCAACCGATTATACAAATCAAACAGGTTCAGAGTTCGTTACAAGTTATAACTTCAAAACAACGACCCAGAAAACTCAGCATATTCG GGAGTAATGGACAGGAGTATACGTTCTTACTGAAGGGTCACGAAGATTTACGTCAAGACGAAAGAGTCATGCAGCTATTCGGATTGGTCAATTcgttattgttggaaaacccGGAAACTTTCCGCAGAAATCTGAC CATTCAAAGGTTTTCGGTGATTCCGTTGTCTACAAACTCCGGTCTAATCGGCTGGGTACCGCATTGCGACACGCTGCATTCGCTGATCAGAGACCATCGcgagaaaaacaaaatactCCTTAACATCGAACACAGATTGATGCAGCGA TTGGCTCCAGATTACGACCATTTAACGTTAATGCAGAAAGTAGAAGTATTTGAACACGCGATTGAACACACAAACGGTGACGACTTAGCGAAAATATTGTGGTATAAAAGTCCCAGTTCTGAG GTGTggtttgatagaagaactaatTATTCTCGATCGCTGGCTGTCATGTCAATGGTCGGATATGTCTTGGGTCTCGGTGACAG GCATCCATCGAATTTGATGCTAGATCGAATGAGTGGAAAAATCTGTCATATCGATTTCGGCGATTGTTTCGAGGTTGCCATGACGAGAGAGAAATTCCCGGAGAAAATTCCGTTCCGTCTAACAAGAATGTTGATTAGTGCGATGGAG GTGACTGGTATTGATGGCACGTATAGAATGACTTGTAGTCGAGTGATGGAAGTTCTACGCGAGAATAAAGACAGCGTTATGGCCGTATTAGAAGCTTTCGTTTATGACCCGTTACTGAATTGGAGACTCATGGACA cCGGTGGAACTAAACAGAAACGATCTAAAAGTCGTTCGGATTCATTCAGTACGAGTCAATGTGGCACTGATGAGTTAGCAGTTAGTGTAGATACAAACAGCTCTGATAAATCAGCTTCTTATG aAGATGGCAGTTCTCAACCGGAAGCGTTAAACAAGAAAGCGATCGCTATTGTCAACCGAGTTCGACATAAATTAACTGGTCGTGATTTTGTAACTGACGAACCAATAGATGTCGCCACTCAAGTCGATTTACTCATCAAACAAGCCACGAGTAATGAGAATTTGTGTCAATGTTATATCGGCTG GTGTCCGTTCTGGTAG